The genomic segment CATGTTTTTGGAGCGTGCCTGCAGCGCACAGATCAAGGCACTGAGTGGTGGACGCCCGTTGTCGATCCCAAGTCCCGAGGTCTGTGCGCGAGCAAGCGAGCAAGGCTCTGATCGAGCCGAGGTGTCCGAGATCGTGCAACTAGGTTGGGATGCAGCTTTGCGGCTGTTACGCCCAATCTGATCAGCCGGCTGGGCTCATTTTTGATCTCGAAATTTTTGAAGGCCACCTCGACATGCTATTGACGCCACTGAACTTGGGCAAGACTCGAGGCATGCGACGCCTGGCCAATCAAACCGGGCATTTCACGACCATTGCCCTGGACCAACGTCCACCGATTGCTCAGATACTGGCAGCGCGAAGGGGTGTCGCTCCTGATCAGGTAGGTTTTGACGACATGATGGCGGCCAAGCGCGTCATCGTGGAGACCCTGGGCCCTAGCGCAAGCGCCATGTTGTTTGATCCAAATTACGCACTACCCGCTGCGATCGCTTGCTTGCCAGCGCACACAGGTCTGATCGTGACACTCGAGGACCATCGGTTTCAAGATACGCCAGGTGGGCGTATGTCGAACTCGATTGCCAATTGGAATGTCGACAAGATCAAGCGCTTAGGCGGCGATGGGGTTAAGGTGCTGGCGTGGTACCGTCCCGATGCCGCGCCCGAGGTCTTGGCCCATCAAAAAGCCTATGTGAAACACGTGGGCGACGAGTGTCGTCGCTGTGATATTGCGTATGTGCTTGAACTCTTAACCTATCCGTTCAAGAGGCTCGACGGCAAGCCTTGTCCACAATTGCCAGAAGTACAGGCGCAAAACGTGATCGACAGCCTGCGCGAATTTTCAAAGCCCGAATATGGGGTGGATTTGTTCAAATTGGAAAGCCCACTGCCGGGCGCAAGCTTGCCTGAAACGGACGGATCGGTTCCGCATCAGTTGGCGCTCAATTGGTTCAACGAGATGGGACGAATCTGCCGCGAAGCGAGCGTGCCGTGGGTGATGTTGTCCGCGGGGGTGACGCCTGAGCAGTTCTTGCGGGTCATGCATTACGCTTACGCCGCGGGTGCCAATGGCTTCTTAGCTGGACGAGCGATCTGGTCTGAAGCACTGCAATGTTTTCCTGATTTGCAAGCTTGCCGCGAGGTACTGCGCGTGCAGAGCCTGCAGACTCTCCAGCGCCTTATGGATCTCACGCACAGAGAGGGGCAAGCTTGGACACCGAGCTATAACGGCTTGGATCAAATTCAAGTCGAGGGCGATATGTGCAACGCCTACACCAGCTCCTGAGAGCGACTTGGTCATCGGTCATTCAGGGCAAACAGTGAATTGTCTGTCAATCATGGCCGTGTCTTGAGCCGTCGATGTAGATCAGTGACTCAATTGATCGTCCATAGCCACCGCCTTGTTCGGACCTGGCACCACCTTGCGGGCCAGCAGTGAATACATGGTGGGTACCACAAAGATGGCCAGCAAAGTCCCCAGGCTCATGCCGCCCACAATCACCCAGCCGATTTGGGTGCGGCTTTCGGCACCTGCCCCGGTGGCCAGCGCCAGCGGCACGGCACCGAGCACCATGGCACCTGTGGTCATCAGGATCGGGCGCAAGCGCTGGGCAGAGGCCTTGATCAGCGCTTCTTGCATCGCCATACCCTGCTCGCGCAATTGGTTGGTGAACTCCACGATCAAAATGCCGTGCTTGGTG from the Limnohabitans sp. 2KL-27 genome contains:
- a CDS encoding tagatose 1,6-diphosphate aldolase, which produces MLLTPLNLGKTRGMRRLANQTGHFTTIALDQRPPIAQILAARRGVAPDQVGFDDMMAAKRVIVETLGPSASAMLFDPNYALPAAIACLPAHTGLIVTLEDHRFQDTPGGRMSNSIANWNVDKIKRLGGDGVKVLAWYRPDAAPEVLAHQKAYVKHVGDECRRCDIAYVLELLTYPFKRLDGKPCPQLPEVQAQNVIDSLREFSKPEYGVDLFKLESPLPGASLPETDGSVPHQLALNWFNEMGRICREASVPWVMLSAGVTPEQFLRVMHYAYAAGANGFLAGRAIWSEALQCFPDLQACREVLRVQSLQTLQRLMDLTHREGQAWTPSYNGLDQIQVEGDMCNAYTSS